In Haliscomenobacter hydrossis DSM 1100, the DNA window GGCACTGGACGTTTTGGTCCCTTTATCAAGTGGAACGATACCTTTATCAATGTACCCAAAAAGTACAACCTGGAGACCCTCACCCCCGAAGAGATGCACGAACTCATCGAAGGCAAAATGGAAAAAGAAGCCAATCGCTACATCCAAAACTGGCCAGATGAAAAAATCAGCATCGAAAATGGCCGTTGGGGACCTTTCATCCGTTTTAAGAAAGACATGTTGAAGTTGCCGCGGCTGGATGGCCAAAAAATGAGCCCTGAAGACGCCGCACTACTTTCGCTGGAAGATGTGAAAAAAACCATTGAAGAACAAGTTCCCGATGCTTTTGCCAAAAAAGCGCCCGTAAAAAAGGCACCTGCTAAAAAAGCAGCACCAAAAGCGGCAGCGGCGAAGGGAGCGAAAGTAAAAAAATAATCTTAGGGTTCGAAGGTTCGGGGGTTCGAAGTTCGAGGGTTCAAGGCCAGCACTTGAACCCTCGAACCTTCGAACCCCCGAACCCCCGAATCCTCTAACACAACTGCCATGGACGATTCTAAAAACAACCCAAATCAAATCAATATCGAATTGCCCGAGGAAATCGCCGAAGGAACGTATTCCAATTTGGCCATCATTTCTCACTCGCATTCGGAATTTGTTGTTGACTTTGTACGCCTGGTGCCCAACGTGCCCAAAGCCAAGGTCAAAGCGCGCATCATCCTTACGCCTGATCACGCCAAACGCCTCATGCGGGCCCTGGCCGATAATGTCAAGCGCTACGAAGCACAATTTGGTGCCATCGACGAACAGGAACAACCCGCATTTCCGTTGAACTTTAGTACGCCGAAGGCGCAAGCGTAAAGAGGGTTCGGGGGTTCGTGAGTTCAAGGGTTGCACACAATTCTTGTCGAACCCCCGAACCCTCGAACCCTCGAACCCTCGAACCCCCGAACCCCCGAACCCTTTAAACCCTTTACCCATGTTTCCCAACACCATCGTTTTTATCGACGCCGGACACGGAGGGCTCAACCGAGCCGGGGAGTACACTACTGCTCCTTCAAAAATGTTTCGTCATGCCAGAGGAGCTTTCCACCAGGGCAGTAACTTTTATGAGGGCGTTTGGAACCGCGTCGTGACCAACCAGGTCATGCGTAAACTCGATCGGTTTGGGATCACCTATTTGCCCTTGCACCACGATTATTTAGACAATTCGCTGCAACACCGCGTGGACATGGCCAACTGGTACGGGACTAAGTTTGCGCGCAGCCTGGTGGTGTCCACCCATGCCAATGCCTCGGTACCCCACACGGCACGGGGTTTTGAAATTTATACGTCACCCGGCACGACCGAGTCGGATAAAGTGGCCTCCATTCATTGGAACAATGTCAACCTCTTGCGCAATTTTTACCCCAAAGGTACCCAAATCACCATGCGCACTACGCCGAGTGGTAGCCAGCACGACAACGAGGCCAACTTCTTCATTCTACGCAAAACCAATATGCCAGCCATTTTGATCGAGCACCTCTTTTTCGACAATTTTGAAGATGCGACCTTGTTGATGGACGACAACGTGGTCGATCTTTTTGCCGAAGCCCAGGTCCGCACCATCATCGAATATTTCAACGCCTAAACTCAGTGCGCTATGTCCAACAAGGAAATTGCCAAAACCTTTCAGTTCCTTGGCGACATCATGGAATTGTACGGTGAAAACCCGTTCAAAATTCGCTCTTACCAAAATGCCTACCTCACTTTGCGCAAGCTCGATCGGCCTTTGGCTGAAATGGAAGCAACGGAAATTGCCGCAATCAAAGGCGTAGGGCAAGCCATTGCGGAAAAAATCCGGGAATTGCTGGATACGGGCAAAATGAGCACCTTGCAGCAGTACCTTGACAAAACGCCAGATGGCGTACAAGAAATGCTCCGCATCAAAGGTTTTGGCCCCAAAAAAATCAAGGTGATTTGGGAAGAAATGGGCATCGAGACGATTGGTGAATTGCTCTATGCCGTGAACGAAAACCGCTTGCTGGAACTCAAAGGTTTTGGGGAAAAAACCCAAAATGAACTGCGCCAGCAATTGCAATATTTTTTAAAATCCCGCAACCAGTTTCACTTTGCCAGTTTGGAAGCGGAAGGACAAGACATCCTTCAAAAATTGCAGACCGCGCTTCCGGGAGTAAAAGTGGAATTCACCGGAGCATTCCGCCGCCACGCCAATATCCTCGAATCGATTGATATCCTGGTGGGCAGTACTGCTGGTCTCGACGCTCAATTAGAGGCTTTGGGGCTGCAAAACTGGCAAGTCCAGGCCGATCACTGCAGTGGATCGTCCAGTAATGAATACCCGGTGCGCATTTTTCAGTGCAGTGCCGCAGATTTTGGCTCCAAACAATTCAAATACTCGGCGGCTCCGGTGTTTATGCAAGCCTTTTTGGAACAAAACCCTGGACAAGATTTTCGGGATATCGCCGAGGAGACGGAGATTTTTAAAAAAGCTGGTTTGCCATTTATTCCCGCTGAACTGCGTGAGGAACCATGGGCCATCGTGCAGGCTAAAACTACTGGTGTTCCCACACTGCTGGAAACCACCGACATCAAGGGAGTGGTACATACCCACTCCACGTACAGCGACGGCCTGAACACCTTATCAGAAATGGCCGAATACAGCAAACAACTCGGCTATGAATACCTGGTGATCAGTGATCACTCCAAAGCTGCTTTTTATGCCAATGGTTTACAACCCGAGCGTGTATTGAGCCAAATGGAAGAAATTGACGCCCTGAATAAAACCCTGGCACCTTTCCGCATCTTCAAAGGCATCGAGTGTGACATCCTCAACGATGGCTCGCTGGATTATACAGAAGACATTCTGGCTAAATTTGAAGTCGTTATTGCTTCGGTGCATACCAATTTGCGCATGGATGAAGCCAAGGCTACCCAGCGCGTCATCAAAGCTGTCGAAAATCCATATACCCGTATTTTGGGTCACCCCACCGGACGATTGTTGCTTTCCCGTCAGGGTTATCCACTCGATCACCAAAAAGTGATCGATGCTTGTGCAGCAAATGGCGTGGCGATTGAACTCAATGCCAGTCCCTACCGTTTAGATGTTGACTGGACATGGATACCTTATGCATTGGAAAAAGGAGTGATGATTTCGATCAACCCCGATGCCCACAGCAAACAGGGGATTCACGATATTCATTATGGCGTTTTGTCGGCGCGCAAAGGAGGTTTAACTGCCGCACAATGCCTCAATGCAAAGGGTGTTAACAACTTTGTAATGTGGATTGAATCGCGTACGCAGTAGATAAAATTCTTTACATTTGTGCGGCAAACGGCTACTTTGGTTGTTTCACATGTTTTTCAATCATAAAATTCACAAAAATGTTGCAGGCTATTCAAAAAGCAAGCATGATTTTGATTCTGGCAGCGGCGGTTTTGGCCTGCCAGAATGATAAAAAAGTTCGCGAGGCGGCACTGAATGACGTTTCTGGTGGCGTACAACCCACTGAAGCAACGGCAGTTCCTGAACCACAGAGCACTCAGCTTCCTGCTGGCCCTATTACCTCCATCGAGTTCCTCGCTGGAGACCGGCACAATTTTGGCAAAATCAAGGCTGGAGCCAAAGCGCGCCACGTATTCAAGTTCAAAAATACGGGCAAAGAGCCATTAATTATTGCCGATGCCAAAGCATCCTGCGGTTGTACCACGCCCAGCTGGCCAAAAGAACCCATCGCCCCCGGAAAAATCGGAGAATTGGTGGTTGAATTTGACTCCTCCGGTAAATTTGGAGGTCAAAGCAAGCGCGTAACCATCGTGGCCAATACCAACCCACCAGAAACCTATTGCTATATGGAAGGTGAGGTTGAAGAAGACGCTGCGGCAGCAAAACAAGAATAAAATAAGTTGAGAAGGTTGAGGAGTTGAGAAAGTTGAGGCTACCGCAAGCGACTCGGTCACTGAGCGGAGCCGAGGTGCGAAGTCGCTTGCGGTAGCCTCAACTTTCTCAACCTTCTCAACTTCCTTAACCCCTCAACTCTCCTCTGTGCAATCCTACTTTTCGCTCATCAAATTCAGTCATACCATTTTTGCGATGCCCTTTGCATTGCTTGGTTTTACCTTGGGAACCTTGCAATCTGGCGCAGGATTCAATTGGAAAACCCTGGGTTTGGTAGTTTTGTGTATGGTTTTTGCCCGCAGTGCCGCGATGGCCTTCAACCGGTATCTGGATCGGGACATCGATGAACGCAATCCGCGGACCAAAATTCGAGAAATTCCCGCAGGAGTAATTTCGCCCAATGCGGCATTGATTTTTGTAGTGACCAATGCCTTGCTGTTTATGGCTACGGCCTGGTTCATCAATCCACTCTGTTTTTACCTTTCACCAGTTGCGCTTCTTGTGGTTCTGGGTTACAGTTACACCAAGCGCTTTACTTACCTCTGTCATTTTGTATTGGGATTGGGGCTGGCGCTGGCACCCATTGGGGCTTATTTGGCCACAGGTGGTGGTTTTGACCTGATTCCATTGGGCTATTCCTTTGCCGTGTTATTTTGGGTGGCGGGTTTTGACATCATTTATGCTTTGCAAGATGAAGAATTCGATCGGGAGCAACAACTCAATTCCATTCCGGTCGTATTGGGGCGGGGTGGAGCGTTACGCTTATCCGAAATTCTACACCTGCTGAGTGCTGCAATGATTTTACTGGCCTGTTGGCAGCAAGGCTTACAATTTCCCCATTTCAACTGGATACATTGGGTGGCAGCGGCGGTTTTTTTGAGCATGTTGTTCTACCAACACACCCTGGTCAAACCAAACGATTTGAGTAAAGTAAATCTGGCTTTTTTTACCACCAACGGAGTTGCCAGCCTCATTTTTGGCACTTTGGTGATTGTTGATGTGCTGTTTTAGCTAAAATTGGTGTCTTTTCTTTTTTAACACAGCTTACTCTCCACTTTTTTATACTATTTATTTCAACTTTTTTCGTTTTAAGTAGCAGTATTTTCCTTTTTGTAATATTTTTACAAGTTAAGGGCTAAAACCCTTATATTTACTTATTCTACAGTAAATCCCTTTGTATGAGACCACATAATTTCAAAGCTTGTTTTTTGGTTCTTTTTTTATTGGGCATGGCAAATTTGCAAGCCCAAACCACCTTTCGCGGCTTAATGCGCAAGGCTGACCAACTTTTTGAAACATATGCTTTTGCTCCGGCAGTTGACGTATATAGGCAGGCTTTAGAAAAAGACGCCACCGACCCGGATGCCCTGGGCCGTCTGGCCGAATGTTACCGCTACCTCAATCGCCTGGATGAGGCCGAGGCTACCTACCTCAAACTCATCCGAGGTCGTAAATATGAAGACCGTCAAATACTCTTGTATGCACATTGTTTGAAAGGCTTGGGCCGCTACGACGAAGCCAAAGTATATTACCTGAGTTACGCCAAAATCAACCCCACGGTGGGCAATCAATTTGCACAAAGTTGCGATTTTGCCAAAGCCAATCTCAATTTACCCACAGTGTATGGATTGAGCAATGAGCGGGTCAACAGCAGCAGTTCAGATTTTGGCCCTGCGTTTTTAAACGATCAGTTGGTTTTTTCTTCGCTACGCACGGAAGGCCAGACTTTTAGCTCAACAAAAAGCTCACTATACTCCTCGGTGATGGCCACTGATGGGTCATTGCAAACACCCATAGTGGTTCGTCCGGGAATCAGTGATTTCAGCATCGGGCCAGCTACATTCTCTTCCGATGGTCGCAACGCCGCTACGACCAAAAACAATTTTACCCCGGGAGTAAGGCAAATTCCAGGTTCAGGACTGGATTTGAGCCTCATCCTTGCCGATGTCAACTTCAACAGTTCCTGGTACAACGAACGCACTTTTCCCAACAACGATACCAAAGGTCGTACAGGCTTTCCCTGTTTGACTCCCGATGGCAACGCTCTTTTCTTTGCCAGTGACCGTGAAGGTGGTTTTGGTGGCTGGGACCTTTACCTTTCTTACAAAGAAGGTGCCAACTGGACTAAACCGATCAACCTCGGCCCTGCGGTGAATACGCCAGGGGATGAAATCACCCCCTATTTTGATGGCTTGAACCTTTATTTTGCCTCGGATTACCACCTCGGTTTTGGCGGTTTCGACGTATTTATGGCCGAGCAAGGTGAAGGCCGTTGGTTGAAATCAACCAACCTCGGACAGCCCGTCAACTCCTCTGCCGATGATTATGGCATGATCATGGACTCCTACCGCAATTTTGGCTATATGGTATCCAACCGCAGTGGTGGTAAAGGTATGGAAGACATCTACCGCGTCGTCAAAGGTGGTGCACCCGTGGTTACGGATCCCGGCAATCCGAATCCGGTTAACCCCAATACGGGCAGAACCCGCATTAAGGTTTTTAGTGGATCGGATGGAATGGCCCTACCCAATGCTTCGGTGGACCTCACCAATTGTATGCGTGGGTCAAGCAATTACATCTTGCTCACCGATGGACAAGGTTACGTCGAACTTCCCGTTGGAGCGGGCACCGAGTGCGAGGTGGTCGTACGCGCTGATGGATACATGCAATTGCGTGGATCTTTATCGGCTTATTTTGCCCCCAATCGGGACATCGAAATTCCGCTGACCAAGTCAGGTGAAGAATATTATGGACGAGTAGTCAATAGCAATACCCGGGAGTTTATCCCCAATGCACAAATTACTGCCAGGAATACCTACACGGGGACGATCACGCGTACAACTTCGGATTATTCGGGAAATTACGTGTTGAGCCTGTCACGCAACACACCATATACCATCACCTACTCTGCTCCTAATTTTAATGAAGAAACCCGCAACATCAATGTGCTGAATGGCTCAGACCGCACGGTACTTGGTGTGCTTTCGATGGTGCCAAATGCCTGGAATCCCAATCCTAATCCGGTTAATCCTAATCCAATAAATCCGAATCCGGGCAATACTGGTACTCAGTTGGAGCGTCCCGGCTTTGCCATTCAGGTATCTGCGGTTTCTGGCCAACCTGATCTGTCAAAATTCAACAACCTGCGTAGTATCGCCAGTGTATACGCTAAAAATGAAGCAGGCAAATACAAAATCAAGGTGGGTAACTTCCCCACCAGAGAAGAAGCCCAACGCCAACTGGAAAATGTCAAACGAATGGGTTATACGGGGGCATTTATTGTCACAGATGACGGGTTTTCCCTAGGGGGTGGTACCGCAGTTGCACCAGCTGTACCGGATCCTAATCCTCCGGTTACCACCAACCCACCGGTAAACACGGGTGGCCGCTTTATGATCCAGTTGGGAGCATACCGCGATCCACGATCGTTTAACGGCACCCGATTGGCAGGCATGGGTACCATTCAAGATCGCCCACGGGCCGATTTGACGGTGAAATTGCTTTGCTGCTTCAGCTCTGCTGCGGATGCGTACAATGCATTGCCCAGGGTTCAACAAGCTGGTTTCAGTGGTGCTTTTGTTGTCGAAGACCTGAACGGACAATTGGTTAGAGCAAAATAATGTGCTGATGTGGTAATGTGCTGATGTGCTAATACGCTAATATCAGCACATTACCATATCAGCACATCAAATTTTTCCGGCCAAATCCAGCAAAAACGTCCATTCCAGGGCCGTTTCTTTCAATCGAGCAAAACGCCCCGAAGCGCCACCGTGCCCTGCTTCCATATTGGTATGCAGCAAGATGGGATTGTGGTCCGTTTTGAGCAAACGCAGCTTGGCCACCCATTTGGCGGGCTCCCAATATTGCACTTGTGAATCGTGTAAGCCCGTGGTGATCAACATTGCCGGATAAGCCTTTTCCTCCACATTGTCATAAGGTGAGTACGATTTCATGTAGTGATAATAGTCTTCCTCGTTGGGGTTGCCCCACTCGTCGTATTCGAAGGTCGTCAAGGGTATGGTATCGTCCAGCATGGTCGTGATCACATCCACAAAGGGAACTGCGGCCACAATTCCTTTCCAAAGCTCAGGCCGGAAGTTGACTACTGCACCCATCAACAAACCTCCGGCACTGCCGCCCATGGCATAGAGGTTACTGGTATTGGTGTAGCGTTGGGCAATCAGCCATTCGGCACAATCGATAAAATCTAAAAAGGTATTTTTTTTGTTCAGCAACTTGCCATTTTCGTACCAGTGCCGCCCCATTTCTTCACCGCCACGGATGTGCGCAATGGCGTAGGCGAAGCCACGATCCAACAAACTCAAACGTGCTGAACTAAAATAAGGCTCCATGCTGTAACCGTAAGAACCGTAGGCGTAAAGCAATAGCGGTTGCTGGCCATCCAGCACAAAATCACGGTGGTACACAATAGAAACGGGCACTTGGGCACCATCCCGGGCAGTCACAAAATGGCGCTCGGAACGGTAGTTTTCCTTGTTGAATCCACCCAATACCGGCTCTTCCTTCAGGAGGGTAAACTCCTTCGTGCGCATGTTGTAGTCAAAGGTGGAGTTGGGCGTGGTCAAGGATTGGTAGCCGATGCGCAGTAGTTCGGTATCCGACTCGGGATTGATGCCCACGTAGGCCAAATAAGCCTCTTCGGCAAAGGGAATGTAATGTTCGTTTTGCCCCGTCCAGGTACGAATCCACAATTGGGTGATGCCCGCTTTGCGTTCCGAGATGACATAGTAGTTGTTAAAAAACTCCATGTTTTCAAACAGTACATCGTCGCGGTGGGGGATCAATTCCTGCCAGTGTTCTTGAGTGGTCTGCGCTTCGCCACAGTACATCAGGCGGAAGTTTTTGGCATCCAGATTGGTGCGGATGAAAAAGCGCTCGCCGAAGTGGTCGATGTCGTATTCCAGGCCCCGTACTCTTGGGGCGAAGATGGTGAAAGGCTCTACTGGTGTAGTGGCATCCAGAAAAAGGTATTCTGCCGAAATGGTTTGTTGTGACCCGATCAGGATGAATTTTTTGGATTTGCTTTGGCCTACAGCCAGGTCAAAGGTTTCGTCGGCTTCGTGGAAAACCTCTACGTCATCCCCGGAAGCCGTGCCGAGTTTGTGGCGGAAAATTTTGTAGCCCCGCAGGGTCTGGGGATCTTTGGCGGTGTAAAAAAAATGCAGGTTGTCTTTGGCCCAAATCGCCACGCCTGTAGTATTCGGAATCTCATCGCTCAAAAATGCGCCAGTTTCCAGATCGCGCACCCGAATGGTGTAAATGCGGCGACTCACCGTATCCTGTCCAAAAGCGAGATAGCGGTTGTCGTGGCTGACACTTTTACTGCCGATGGCAAAATAGCTTTGCCCGGTGGCCATTTCGGGTACGTTCAGGATGATTTCTTCCGGGGCATCCTGGGTGCCTTTTTTGCGGGTGTGAAAAGGGTATTCGGCCCCTTCTTCAAAGCGATTTTGGTACCAATAGCCATTGTCAAAATAAGGAACCGATTGGTCATCTTGTTTAAAACGGGCCACCATTTCGGTGTACAAGCCGTCCTGAAAGGCTTTGGTATCGGCCATTACGGCCTTGGTATATTCATTCTCCGCGTTGAGGTACGCAATGACTTCCGGATTTTCACGATCCTTGAGCCAAAAGTACTCGTCGATGCGTTGGTCACCGTGGGTGATCAACGTCTTGGGATCGCGCTTTGCTTGTGGCGCAGTGATGTTGGTCGTAATCATATGGTAAATGTGGTATGGGGTGCAAAAATACACCAAATTCAGGAGAGTTGAGGCCTCTTTCTTTTTGTTGAATCAAGCGTTGAATAGCATTTTTACATCTTTTTTCGTCACTTTACCCATTGCATTGCGGGGCAATTCTTCCACCAACAAATATTGCCGGGGCACCCGATAAGCCGGCATTCGTTCGCGCATCCAGCTGTTCAGCGTAGCCAGGTCAAGGTCTGATTTGGTGACCAAAGCGGCCGCCACTGTTTCGCCCCATTCTTCACTGGGCAGACCCACCACTGCGCAATCTGCGATGGCCGGATGGGTACGCAACACCTCTTCAATTTCCAGCGCGGAAAGTTTATAACCGCCCGATTTGATGATGTCCATCGAGGTGCGGCCCAGAATGCGGTAATAACCCTCCTCCACAACCGCAGTGTCCCCGGTCATGAACCAGCCATCCGGGGTGAAACTTTGTGCGGTGGCTTCGGGGCGTTGCCAGTATTCCTGAAAAACGGTATCACCTTTGATTTGAATCTCGCCGACTTCACCAGCGGTCAATTCGTTTTGTTGTTCATCCACCAGGCGCACTGAAACTCCTGGTAACGGTATCCCGATGTAGCCCGCCCGGCGTTCACCCGCGTAAGGATTGCTGATGGCCATGCCAATTTCGGTCATGCCGTAACGCTCCAGCAAGCGGTGCCCACTGATTTTTTCCCATTTCTCCATCACGGAGACTGGCAAGGCGGCGGAACCCGAGATCATCAGGCGGAATTGTTGCAAACGGGTTCGTAAGTGATTTCGATCCTCGGCGGACATGGTTTCCACCGCTTCAATCAACTTGAAATAAATCGTGGGCACAGCCATAAACACATTTAGCGCTCCCTGCAAAAACAAATCCAGAACCTTTTTTGCCTCAAACTGGGGCATAAACTGCACAGTTCCGCCTGCCCAGAGTGTACAAGACACCACGTTGATGATGCCATGCACATGGTGGA includes these proteins:
- a CDS encoding DUF3467 domain-containing protein; translated protein: MDDSKNNPNQINIELPEEIAEGTYSNLAIISHSHSEFVVDFVRLVPNVPKAKVKARIILTPDHAKRLMRALADNVKRYEAQFGAIDEQEQPAFPLNFSTPKAQA
- a CDS encoding N-acetylmuramoyl-L-alanine amidase family protein, which codes for MFPNTIVFIDAGHGGLNRAGEYTTAPSKMFRHARGAFHQGSNFYEGVWNRVVTNQVMRKLDRFGITYLPLHHDYLDNSLQHRVDMANWYGTKFARSLVVSTHANASVPHTARGFEIYTSPGTTESDKVASIHWNNVNLLRNFYPKGTQITMRTTPSGSQHDNEANFFILRKTNMPAILIEHLFFDNFEDATLLMDDNVVDLFAEAQVRTIIEYFNA
- a CDS encoding DNA polymerase/3'-5' exonuclease PolX, producing MSNKEIAKTFQFLGDIMELYGENPFKIRSYQNAYLTLRKLDRPLAEMEATEIAAIKGVGQAIAEKIRELLDTGKMSTLQQYLDKTPDGVQEMLRIKGFGPKKIKVIWEEMGIETIGELLYAVNENRLLELKGFGEKTQNELRQQLQYFLKSRNQFHFASLEAEGQDILQKLQTALPGVKVEFTGAFRRHANILESIDILVGSTAGLDAQLEALGLQNWQVQADHCSGSSSNEYPVRIFQCSAADFGSKQFKYSAAPVFMQAFLEQNPGQDFRDIAEETEIFKKAGLPFIPAELREEPWAIVQAKTTGVPTLLETTDIKGVVHTHSTYSDGLNTLSEMAEYSKQLGYEYLVISDHSKAAFYANGLQPERVLSQMEEIDALNKTLAPFRIFKGIECDILNDGSLDYTEDILAKFEVVIASVHTNLRMDEAKATQRVIKAVENPYTRILGHPTGRLLLSRQGYPLDHQKVIDACAANGVAIELNASPYRLDVDWTWIPYALEKGVMISINPDAHSKQGIHDIHYGVLSARKGGLTAAQCLNAKGVNNFVMWIESRTQ
- a CDS encoding DUF1573 domain-containing protein, whose product is MLQAIQKASMILILAAAVLACQNDKKVREAALNDVSGGVQPTEATAVPEPQSTQLPAGPITSIEFLAGDRHNFGKIKAGAKARHVFKFKNTGKEPLIIADAKASCGCTTPSWPKEPIAPGKIGELVVEFDSSGKFGGQSKRVTIVANTNPPETYCYMEGEVEEDAAAAKQE
- a CDS encoding UbiA-like polyprenyltransferase encodes the protein MQSYFSLIKFSHTIFAMPFALLGFTLGTLQSGAGFNWKTLGLVVLCMVFARSAAMAFNRYLDRDIDERNPRTKIREIPAGVISPNAALIFVVTNALLFMATAWFINPLCFYLSPVALLVVLGYSYTKRFTYLCHFVLGLGLALAPIGAYLATGGGFDLIPLGYSFAVLFWVAGFDIIYALQDEEFDREQQLNSIPVVLGRGGALRLSEILHLLSAAMILLACWQQGLQFPHFNWIHWVAAAVFLSMLFYQHTLVKPNDLSKVNLAFFTTNGVASLIFGTLVIVDVLF
- a CDS encoding carboxypeptidase regulatory-like domain-containing protein, producing the protein MRPHNFKACFLVLFLLGMANLQAQTTFRGLMRKADQLFETYAFAPAVDVYRQALEKDATDPDALGRLAECYRYLNRLDEAEATYLKLIRGRKYEDRQILLYAHCLKGLGRYDEAKVYYLSYAKINPTVGNQFAQSCDFAKANLNLPTVYGLSNERVNSSSSDFGPAFLNDQLVFSSLRTEGQTFSSTKSSLYSSVMATDGSLQTPIVVRPGISDFSIGPATFSSDGRNAATTKNNFTPGVRQIPGSGLDLSLILADVNFNSSWYNERTFPNNDTKGRTGFPCLTPDGNALFFASDREGGFGGWDLYLSYKEGANWTKPINLGPAVNTPGDEITPYFDGLNLYFASDYHLGFGGFDVFMAEQGEGRWLKSTNLGQPVNSSADDYGMIMDSYRNFGYMVSNRSGGKGMEDIYRVVKGGAPVVTDPGNPNPVNPNTGRTRIKVFSGSDGMALPNASVDLTNCMRGSSNYILLTDGQGYVELPVGAGTECEVVVRADGYMQLRGSLSAYFAPNRDIEIPLTKSGEEYYGRVVNSNTREFIPNAQITARNTYTGTITRTTSDYSGNYVLSLSRNTPYTITYSAPNFNEETRNINVLNGSDRTVLGVLSMVPNAWNPNPNPVNPNPINPNPGNTGTQLERPGFAIQVSAVSGQPDLSKFNNLRSIASVYAKNEAGKYKIKVGNFPTREEAQRQLENVKRMGYTGAFIVTDDGFSLGGGTAVAPAVPDPNPPVTTNPPVNTGGRFMIQLGAYRDPRSFNGTRLAGMGTIQDRPRADLTVKLLCCFSSAADAYNALPRVQQAGFSGAFVVEDLNGQLVRAK
- a CDS encoding S9 family peptidase translates to MITTNITAPQAKRDPKTLITHGDQRIDEYFWLKDRENPEVIAYLNAENEYTKAVMADTKAFQDGLYTEMVARFKQDDQSVPYFDNGYWYQNRFEEGAEYPFHTRKKGTQDAPEEIILNVPEMATGQSYFAIGSKSVSHDNRYLAFGQDTVSRRIYTIRVRDLETGAFLSDEIPNTTGVAIWAKDNLHFFYTAKDPQTLRGYKIFRHKLGTASGDDVEVFHEADETFDLAVGQSKSKKFILIGSQQTISAEYLFLDATTPVEPFTIFAPRVRGLEYDIDHFGERFFIRTNLDAKNFRLMYCGEAQTTQEHWQELIPHRDDVLFENMEFFNNYYVISERKAGITQLWIRTWTGQNEHYIPFAEEAYLAYVGINPESDTELLRIGYQSLTTPNSTFDYNMRTKEFTLLKEEPVLGGFNKENYRSERHFVTARDGAQVPVSIVYHRDFVLDGQQPLLLYAYGSYGYSMEPYFSSARLSLLDRGFAYAIAHIRGGEEMGRHWYENGKLLNKKNTFLDFIDCAEWLIAQRYTNTSNLYAMGGSAGGLLMGAVVNFRPELWKGIVAAVPFVDVITTMLDDTIPLTTFEYDEWGNPNEEDYYHYMKSYSPYDNVEEKAYPAMLITTGLHDSQVQYWEPAKWVAKLRLLKTDHNPILLHTNMEAGHGGASGRFARLKETALEWTFLLDLAGKI
- a CDS encoding acyl-CoA synthetase, producing MSLPIFHKAQRHPERTAIISDNRVYTYGELLQAADNFAQLLLQGESDLAEARVAYMVKPGFDYVSTQWGIWKAGGIAVPLCITYPLPSLQYVLEDTQASIVVVSPEFSAILGDYCREKGLRFIVLRGDLPEMESSLPELALERRAMILYTSGTTNLPKGVVSTHKNIAAQVESLLQSWEYSAADHTLCILPLHHVHGIINVVSCTLWAGGTVQFMPQFEAKKVLDLFLQGALNVFMAVPTIYFKLIEAVETMSAEDRNHLRTRLQQFRLMISGSAALPVSVMEKWEKISGHRLLERYGMTEIGMAISNPYAGERRAGYIGIPLPGVSVRLVDEQQNELTAGEVGEIQIKGDTVFQEYWQRPEATAQSFTPDGWFMTGDTAVVEEGYYRILGRTSMDIIKSGGYKLSALEIEEVLRTHPAIADCAVVGLPSEEWGETVAAALVTKSDLDLATLNSWMRERMPAYRVPRQYLLVEELPRNAMGKVTKKDVKMLFNA